The sequence ATTCTGATCTCACTCCCGCTGACCGCCATTCTCTATATGCAGTCGAAAAAAATTGCAGGGCTATGACATGCTTGAATTAACCGCCATTTCAAAATCGTTTTCGGACGTGCAGGTGCTCGACAGCTTAAACCTGAGCGTTGCGCCGGGGAGCCGCACGGCGATTGTCGGCCCCTCCGGGTCGGGGAAAACCACGCTGCTGCGTATTCTCGCCGGGTTTGAGACGCCGGATACCGGCCGCATTGTCATGCAGGGAAAAACGCTGTTTGATGAAAATCATATTGTTCCTGCTCACCTGCGCGGGATCGGTTTTGTGCCCCAGGAGGGCGCGCTGTTCCCCCATCTCAACGTGGCAGATAACATTGCCTGGGGGCTGAACGGTACCCGCCATGAGAAGCGCCAGCGCGTTGAGGTGCTGATGGAGATGGTCTCTCTCGACAGGCAGCTGGCGACGCACTGGCCCCATGAGATTTCCGGCGGACAGCAGCAGCGCGTGGCGCTTGCCCGTGCGCTGGCGCAACGTCCTTCGCTGATGCTGCTGGATGAACCGTTCTCGGCGCTGGATACCGGCTTGCGCGCCATGACGCGTAAAGCAACGGCCGATCTGCTGGCGGAAGCGGGCGTGGCCTCAATTCTGGTCACCCACGATCAGAACGAAGCGTTGTCTTTTGCCACGCAGGTTGCCGTGATGCGTTCTGGCCGCTTCACGCAGGTGGGAACGCCTTATGACGTCTACACCCGTCCCGTTGACGAAGAGACGGCGCTGTTTCTTGGCGATGCCGTGATCCTGCCTGCTCAGCTCGCTGGCGGTTACGCCGTGTGTGCACTGGGCGAGGTGCCGACGGACAATCCGCATGCAACAGGAGAGGGCCGGGTAATGATGCGTCCTGAACAATTGCGCGTGACGGCATGTGCGCCTCATGAAAGCCCGGTCTCCATTCTTGATGTCGACTTCACCGGTCAGCTGTCTACGCTGACGCTGGGATTAGCGGGGCATGAACAGCCCGTTATCCTCAGGACCGTCAGTCAGCCGGGCTGGCACCCGGGCGCGGCGGTACGCATTGATGTGACGGGCACTGCGCGCGTTTTATAATCGTAACCACCCCTAAAGGGGGTGGTTGTTCCCCATCGTCCTCATTACCTCCCTTCATGAACGCGTGACGCTTGCCAATGCATACATAATGCGTATAGTTCTCATTTGCATTGCTGTTAATACATTCTAAGGCCCGACAACGGGTCATTTTTTCGCGCACTTTCAAATGAGTTAACGATGGACAACACCAAAATACACAAAACGCTGCTGGCGCTCGCCATTGGGGCGGTGACACATTCCGTCCAGGCGGCGGATGATAAAAAAGAAGATACCCTTGTTGTGCAGGCTGCACCTGCCAGCGACTTTAAACCCGGCGGCGACCAGCTGGTACCGGCCTTTCTTGACGGGCAGGTGGCGAACGGCGGGCGCATGGGGATGCTGGGCCAGCAGAACGCCATGGACGTGCCGTTTAACATCATCAGCTACACCTCGAAGCTGGTGGAAGATCAGCAGGCGAAAACCATCGCTGACGTGGTCGCCAACGATGCGGGCGTGCAGTACGTTCAGGGGTACGGTAACAGCGCGGAAACCTACCGCATTCGCGGCCTGAAGTTTGACGGCGACGACATGACGTTTGGCGGGCTGTCCGGCGTACTGCCGCGTCAGGTGGTGGATGCGCAGATGGTTGACCGTATTGAGATCTTCAAAGGCGCCAACGCGCTGATGAATGGCGCGGCAAGCTCTGGCGTGGGCGGGATGATCAATCTTGAGCCGAAACATGCGGGCGATACCCCGCAGGCAAAAGTGGGCGTGGATTACACCTCAGATTCGCAGTTTGGCACCACCCTAGATGCAGGCCGTCGCTTTGGCGACAGCGACCAGTTCGGCGCGCGCGTGAACCTGGTCCACCGTGAAGGGGAAACCGGCGTACCAAACGACCGTCGCCGCACCACGCTGCTCTCCACCGGTCTTGATTACAACGGCGACAACGTCCGCACCTCGCTGGATCTGGGCTATCAAAAGAAAACCTTCCACGGCAGCCCGACCAGCGTCAACATCTCGGCGGTGGATTTCGTGCCTGAACCGCCGAAAAACGATCGTAACTTCTCGCAGAAGTGGGCCTACAGCGACATCGAAAACGAATTTGGGATGTGGCGCAGCGAATACGACATCACCGATAACTGGACCGCCTATACCGGCCTGGGCGCGCAGCATGCGCACGAAGAAGGGATCTACAGCGCGCCGAAGCTGCTGGACAAAAGCGGCAAAGCCACGGTCAGCCGTCTGGATACTAACCGCATTAGCGATTCCGTTAGCGGGATGGCGGGCATTCGCGGGAATTTCAATACCGGCTTTGTGTCGCACAAGGTGAACGTCGGCTACTCGGCGACGACCAAAAACGAAAAAATCGCGTGGAAAATGTCGGCGACGAAGGATAACCCGACCACCAACATCTACCACAACACCGGCGTTGATATGCCGGACAGCTCCAACTTCAATGGATCAGGTGGCAAATACAGCGATCCGCTAACCAGCGGGCGCACCCGTACTCAGGGCTGGCTGCTGAGCGATACGCTGGGCGTCCTGGACGACAAGCTGCTGTTCACCGCGGGGGCGCGTCATCAGAAAGTGGTCATCCGCGGGTATAACAAAATTACCGGTGCGGAAAACGACGCGGACGGCTTCGACGGTAGCCGCTGGATGCCAACCTACGGCGTGGTTTATAAACCGTGGGAGCAGATTTCCCTTTACGCCAACCACACCGAAGCGCTGCAGCCGGGAAAAACCGCGCCGGACACCGCCACCAACTACGGTCAAAGCACCGGTATTGTTCACTCTAAACAGAATGAAGTCGGCTTGAAGGCAGACTTTGGACGCGTGGGCGGCTCTCTGGCGCTGTTTGAGATCAAAATGCCATCGGCGATCCTCGACGATGACAATCACTACGGCCTGGACGCTGAACAGCGTAACCGTGGCGTAGAGCTCAACGTTTTTGGCGAGCCCATGCTCGGGATGCGCCTGAACGCCAGCGCCACCTGGCTGCAGGCCGAGCTGACCAAAACCAAAAACGGCGTGAATCAAGGCAACGATGCGATTGGCGTGCCGAACTTCTATGCCGTGCTGGGGGCAGAGTACGACATCAAGCCAGTTGACGGCCTGACCGCCACCGCACGCGTGAACCACTCGGGCACGCAGTATGCCGATCTCGCGAACAGCAAAAAGCTGGACAGCTATACCACGCTGGATCTGGGCATGCGCTACCGCTTTGCGCTGAACCACAATGCAAACCAGATGACCGTGCGCGCAGGCATCGACAACGTGACCAATGAAAACTACTGGGCCAGCGTGGACGATTCCGGTACCTACATCACTCAGGGCGAACCGCGAACCTTTAAGGTCTCGGTGGGCTACGAGTTCTAAGCGTTCCACCTCGTTATCCGGGGCAGGGACGCCCCAATCCCGCCGTTATCCTGTTATAAAATTGTAACAAAAGCTTCTTACACTGTTCGCCAACTCCTTACCTCTTGGCCAATGACAGGAAGCCGCTATGGGCAGACCCCTCAAATCCGTTTTTAAAAAAGAACATCGCGACGACATCACTAACCGCAGCGCTAATCCGGTTTTCTCCGAGGTTGCAGAGGTTTTCCTCTCCCGCCGTCGTTTTCTCCAGATGGGCGCCGTGGCGGGTGCTGCCGTTTCCTTTCCCTTTTTGATCAAACCTGATAGCGCCATTGCCGCGGTATCGAAGCCG comes from Enterobacter kobei and encodes:
- a CDS encoding ABC transporter ATP-binding protein; its protein translation is MLELTAISKSFSDVQVLDSLNLSVAPGSRTAIVGPSGSGKTTLLRILAGFETPDTGRIVMQGKTLFDENHIVPAHLRGIGFVPQEGALFPHLNVADNIAWGLNGTRHEKRQRVEVLMEMVSLDRQLATHWPHEISGGQQQRVALARALAQRPSLMLLDEPFSALDTGLRAMTRKATADLLAEAGVASILVTHDQNEALSFATQVAVMRSGRFTQVGTPYDVYTRPVDEETALFLGDAVILPAQLAGGYAVCALGEVPTDNPHATGEGRVMMRPEQLRVTACAPHESPVSILDVDFTGQLSTLTLGLAGHEQPVILRTVSQPGWHPGAAVRIDVTGTARVL
- a CDS encoding TonB-dependent receptor, yielding MDNTKIHKTLLALAIGAVTHSVQAADDKKEDTLVVQAAPASDFKPGGDQLVPAFLDGQVANGGRMGMLGQQNAMDVPFNIISYTSKLVEDQQAKTIADVVANDAGVQYVQGYGNSAETYRIRGLKFDGDDMTFGGLSGVLPRQVVDAQMVDRIEIFKGANALMNGAASSGVGGMINLEPKHAGDTPQAKVGVDYTSDSQFGTTLDAGRRFGDSDQFGARVNLVHREGETGVPNDRRRTTLLSTGLDYNGDNVRTSLDLGYQKKTFHGSPTSVNISAVDFVPEPPKNDRNFSQKWAYSDIENEFGMWRSEYDITDNWTAYTGLGAQHAHEEGIYSAPKLLDKSGKATVSRLDTNRISDSVSGMAGIRGNFNTGFVSHKVNVGYSATTKNEKIAWKMSATKDNPTTNIYHNTGVDMPDSSNFNGSGGKYSDPLTSGRTRTQGWLLSDTLGVLDDKLLFTAGARHQKVVIRGYNKITGAENDADGFDGSRWMPTYGVVYKPWEQISLYANHTEALQPGKTAPDTATNYGQSTGIVHSKQNEVGLKADFGRVGGSLALFEIKMPSAILDDDNHYGLDAEQRNRGVELNVFGEPMLGMRLNASATWLQAELTKTKNGVNQGNDAIGVPNFYAVLGAEYDIKPVDGLTATARVNHSGTQYADLANSKKLDSYTTLDLGMRYRFALNHNANQMTVRAGIDNVTNENYWASVDDSGTYITQGEPRTFKVSVGYEF